The Oncorhynchus masou masou isolate Uvic2021 unplaced genomic scaffold, UVic_Omas_1.1 unplaced_scaffold_614, whole genome shotgun sequence genome has a segment encoding these proteins:
- the LOC135536404 gene encoding butyrophilin subfamily 3 member A3-like, with product TLQSAGLEDPDCKLHTLGLSGCLVTEEGCAALSSALRSNPSHLKELDLSYNHPGDSAGGLLSAALVDPTYKLMKLNVDHGGECRLKSGPRKYACHLTLDPNTANPHLILSEGNKKLKRVVEDQHYEDHPDRFDFHPQVLCREGLSGGRYYWEVERDGDGAFIGVLYKGMKRKGGESDSRIGHNKESWCLVCYDRAYNFYHNGVIRYSRPNTCPVSKRVGVYLDWPAGTLSFYSVSSSGTVTHFYTEHTTFTEPLYPGFIMYSSSSLTLCPIDDQHIQRDHGGESFIKPGPEGTRDHGGESCIEPGPENTRDHGGESWIKPGPEDPRDHGGESCIKPGPEDTRDHGGESWIKPGSENTRDHGGESCIKPGPEDTRDHGGECWIKPGPEDTRD from the exons ACACTGCagtctgctggactggaggatccagaCTGTAAACTACACACACTGGG gctgtctggctgtctggtcaCAGAGGAGGGCTGTGCTGCTCTGTCTTCAGCTCTGAGATCAAACCCCTCCCACCTGAaagagctggacctgagctacaatcacccaggagactctGCAGGGGGACTGCTTTCAGCTGCTCTGGTGGATCCCACATATAAACTGATGAAGCTGAA TGTGGATCATGGTGGAGAGTGCAGGCTGAAATCAGGGCCGAGGAAAT ATGCCTGTCATCTCACCCTGGACCCAAATACAGCAAACCCACACCTGATACTGTCTGAGGGGAACAAGAAGTTGAAACGGGTGGTGGAGGACCAGCATTATGAAGACCATCCAGACAGATTTGACTTTCATCCCCAAGTTCTCTGCAGAGAAGGCTTATCTGGAGGTCGctattactgggaggtggagagggatggtGACGGGGCTTTCATTGGTGTGCTGTACAAAGGaatgaagaggaagggaggggagagtgacAGTAGGATTGGACACAATAAGGAGTCCTGGTGTTTAGTCTGCTATGATAGGGCTTATAACTTTTACCATAATGGAGTCATCAGATACAGTCGACCAAATACTTGTCCTGTTTCTAAGAGAGTtggagtgtatctggactggccagcTGGTACGTTGTCCTTCTATAGTGTGTCCTCCTCTGGTACAGTGACACACTTctacacagaacacaccacaTTCACTGAacccctctatcctgggtttATAAtgtactcctcctcctcattgACCCTGTGTCCGATAGATGACCAACACATTCAGAG agaccatggtggagagagttttatcaagcctggacctgagggcaccagagaccatggtggagagagttgtatcgagcctggacctgagaacaccagagaccatggtggagagagttggatcaagcctggacctgaggaccccagagaccatggtggagagagttgtatcaagcctggacctgaggacaccagagaccatggaggagagagttggatCAAGCCTGGATCTgagaacaccagagaccatggtggagagagttgtatcaagcctggacctgaggacaccagagaccatggtggagagtgttggatcaagcctggacctgaggacaccagagac